Genomic DNA from Acidobacteriota bacterium:
CCACCGCCGGGTCGAACGGCACCATCTCCGCGGCGAAGTTCTCGGGGATTGACAGGCGTTCGGCCGAGTTGAGCAGGTACAGGCTTCCCGGGTCGAGGATCAGCCGTCCGCTGGCGGGCGCCGGTATCGGCTCCCAGAAGTCCGCCGGCCGGTAGTGCCCGCGCTTGCTCAGGTCGATGATCGGCGCATTCGTCCGTCCGCGCCACGCGATGATCTTGCCGGGCTCGCCGGGGTTGTCCTTGGCGATGCGGGCCGTCACGATAATGCCGTCCTCGATCACTGCGACCGCTCGTTCTCCCGCTCCCGCACGGCACAAGCCGTGGACGTGGTTGGCCGCGAGCAGCTGGCCGTCGCTGCACTGAGCCTCGCCGTGTTCGAGCCGCAGCTGCGTCAGGCAGTCGCCCTCGCGGACGATGATCCCGAACGTCCGGGGCACGATCTTGAGCCATAGCGGACCGTCGTACCCGGGACGCATGCGGTCGAACGTGTCGCCGTGGTCCGTAATCACCCGCGTGAACACGTCCAGGCGCCCGGTCGTGCTCTTGGGGTTCGCCTTCCCGCGCAGCGTTGGCGGGAGCTTCAGCTTCTCCTGCAGGCGCACCATGTAGATGCAGTTGCGTTCGAGGATCGTCGGCTGGTCGAGCCTGAGTCGTCCCATGCCGAGCTCGGCGAGCTTGTCGGATACCGTCGCGTTCGGTCCGGTCAGGAAAACGGCCTGCGCGACGCGGGATTCGACATCCAGCACACCGCCGTCCTTTGCGCCACCGACCCACCGCTGGCGCTCACCCACACGCCGTTGCGGCAGGCGCCGCCGACGGCGGTCAACGTGCACGGCCACCTCCACAAGGCGGACACCCCGAGCCGCCAGCACGTCAACGTCAGCGTCGAGCGAACCGACGACGCGCTCGTCGGCCTAAGATGGACCCTCGAGTTCTGTCGACGGCAGATGACAACCTTGACTCACGACACACCCGACGGAGACGGCATGCTGAACCTCGCAGCAAAAACCCGCACGGAACTGTCCGCCGTCGAAGAAGAACTGCGACGCATCGGATACCGCGGGCACGTGTACATCGCCCG
This window encodes:
- a CDS encoding 2'-deoxycytidine 5'-triphosphate deaminase, with product MLAARGVRLVEVAVHVDRRRRRLPQRRVGERQRWVGGAKDGGVLDVESRVAQAVFLTGPNATVSDKLAELGMGRLRLDQPTILERNCIYMVRLQEKLKLPPTLRGKANPKSTTGRLDVFTRVITDHGDTFDRMRPGYDGPLWLKIVPRTFGIIVREGDCLTQLRLEHGEAQCSDGQLLAANHVHGLCRAGAGERAVAVIEDGIIVTARIAKDNPGEPGKIIAWRGRTNAPIIDLSKRGHYRPADFWEPIPAPASGRLILDPGSLYLLNSAERLSIPENFAAEMVPFDPAVGEFRIHYAGFFDPGFGWSDNQRGTRAVLEVRAHETALSMEHGQRVGRLLYSHMASRPEQTYGSAIGSTYNRQGLALSKQFA